Proteins co-encoded in one alpha proteobacterium HIMB5 genomic window:
- a CDS encoding ROK family kinase (PFAM: ROK family), whose product MQVGIDVGATKIESVVLEDNGQERHRSRIDCPKDYRSIVFSIKEIHQKLQEEFKLELPIGVCHPGIHSPQTGLVKNAPNCYWLEKKPFQNDLRKALNREVFCENDANCFALSESIDGAGKHYKIVYGIILGSGAGGGLVIDKKIVQGQNGVAGEWGHNQLPYIAARKENVDTKNLRELEIESFISGLALAKRFQKKYKKNLKTSEIFKLYRGHDLDAESFIEDFKMNLAMSLSTIINILDPDCFVFGGGVSNEIDFLSEIESIVKKFVIGKEYDGVFLKPKYGDASGVRGAARLGRTATY is encoded by the coding sequence ATGCAAGTAGGTATTGATGTTGGGGCGACAAAAATTGAAAGTGTTGTTCTAGAAGATAATGGCCAAGAAAGGCATAGATCAAGAATAGATTGTCCAAAAGATTACAGATCGATTGTATTTTCAATAAAAGAAATTCATCAAAAGTTACAAGAAGAATTTAAATTAGAATTACCAATAGGTGTTTGTCATCCAGGAATACACTCTCCTCAAACAGGATTAGTTAAAAATGCTCCAAATTGTTATTGGCTTGAAAAAAAACCATTTCAAAATGACTTAAGGAAAGCTCTAAATAGAGAAGTTTTTTGTGAAAATGATGCAAATTGTTTTGCTCTATCTGAGTCAATTGATGGTGCAGGAAAACACTACAAAATTGTTTATGGTATTATTTTAGGTTCTGGCGCTGGTGGAGGGTTAGTTATAGATAAGAAAATTGTACAAGGACAAAATGGTGTTGCAGGAGAATGGGGACACAATCAATTACCGTACATAGCAGCTAGAAAAGAAAATGTTGATACAAAAAATTTAAGAGAACTAGAAATTGAAAGTTTTATTTCAGGTTTAGCTTTAGCTAAAAGATTTCAAAAAAAATACAAAAAAAACTTAAAAACAAGTGAAATATTTAAACTCTACAGAGGACATGATTTAGATGCTGAAAGTTTTATAGAAGATTTCAAAATGAATTTAGCTATGTCACTTTCAACTATAATTAATATTTTGGATCCAGATTGTTTTGTTTTTGGAGGAGGAGTTTCAAATGAAATTGATTTTTTAAGTGAAATTGAATCTATAGTAAAAAAATTTGTTATAGGAAAAGAATATGACGGAGTTTTTTTAAAACCAAAATACGGTGATGCAAGTGGAGTTAGGGGAGCAGCAAGGCTTGGAAGAACAGCGACATATTAA
- a CDS encoding carbohydrate ABC transporter substrate-binding protein, CUT1 family (PFAM: Bacterial extracellular solute-binding protein) yields the protein MKKIIVALIAISLTPSLSYAGSKAEVLHWWTSGGEAKALKVLKDDFAAQGGEWTDMPVAGGGGDAAMQTLKARIVANDAPAAAQIKGPTIQAYDREGVVAPYNIDAVAKSEGWDKLLSKQVASHMKCDNGKAYCAAPVNIHRIDWFWANKKILDDNGIKMPSSWDEFNAAADKLQAKGIIPLAHGSQPWQDATVFEAVALGIGGNDFYKKAFVDADAATLGGSTMVKIFDQMRKLKGYTDAGSPGRDWNVATGMVMEGKAAFQLMGDWAKGEFAAAGLKPDVDYYCAATPSNNGYLYNVDSFIFFKIKGKDKVEGQKLLASLIMGKEFQKVFNIYKGSIPARLDVPMDDFDKCAKKSNADLNTAAKKGGLLPSFAHGMTLELGVKGAIQDVVTEHFNSNMSSQDAVKKLSAAVKAAS from the coding sequence ATGAAAAAAATAATTGTTGCTTTAATAGCAATTTCTTTAACTCCTTCATTATCTTACGCAGGTTCTAAAGCTGAAGTGTTGCACTGGTGGACTTCAGGTGGAGAGGCAAAAGCTCTAAAAGTTTTAAAAGATGATTTTGCAGCACAAGGTGGTGAATGGACAGACATGCCTGTTGCAGGAGGTGGTGGAGATGCGGCGATGCAAACTCTAAAGGCAAGAATCGTTGCTAACGATGCTCCAGCAGCTGCTCAAATAAAAGGTCCTACAATCCAAGCATATGATAGAGAAGGAGTTGTTGCTCCATATAACATTGATGCTGTTGCTAAGTCTGAAGGTTGGGACAAATTATTAAGCAAACAAGTAGCTAGTCATATGAAATGTGATAATGGTAAAGCATATTGTGCTGCACCAGTAAACATTCATAGAATTGATTGGTTTTGGGCTAATAAAAAAATCTTAGATGATAATGGAATAAAAATGCCATCATCATGGGATGAATTTAATGCTGCTGCTGATAAGCTTCAAGCTAAAGGAATTATTCCTCTAGCTCACGGCTCTCAACCTTGGCAAGACGCAACAGTATTTGAAGCAGTTGCTTTAGGTATTGGTGGTAATGATTTTTACAAAAAAGCTTTTGTAGATGCTGATGCAGCAACTTTAGGTGGTTCAACCATGGTAAAAATCTTTGATCAAATGAGAAAACTAAAAGGTTATACTGATGCAGGATCTCCAGGAAGAGACTGGAACGTTGCAACTGGTATGGTTATGGAAGGTAAAGCTGCTTTCCAACTTATGGGTGACTGGGCAAAAGGAGAATTTGCTGCAGCAGGTTTAAAACCTGATGTTGATTATTACTGTGCAGCTACACCATCGAACAATGGTTACTTGTATAATGTTGACTCTTTTATTTTCTTTAAAATTAAAGGAAAAGATAAAGTTGAGGGTCAAAAACTTTTAGCAAGTTTGATAATGGGTAAAGAGTTCCAAAAAGTATTTAATATTTATAAGGGCTCGATTCCTGCAAGACTTGACGTTCCAATGGATGATTTTGATAAATGTGCAAAGAAATCTAATGCAGATTTAAACACTGCAGCAAAAAAAGGTGGATTACTACCTAGTTTTGCTCATGGAATGACTTTAGAATTGGGTGTTAAAGGTGCTATTCAAGATGTAGTTACTGAACACTTTAATTCAAACATGTCTTCACAGGATGCCGTTAAAAAATTATCTGCTGCTGTAAAAGCTGCTAGCTAG
- a CDS encoding carbohydrate ABC transporter membrane protein, 1, CUT1 family (PFAM: Binding-protein-dependent transport system inner membrane component) — translation MRRDELIYYYMFWLKRNLPRLVIAPSFGVLAWFVYGFILWTIYISFTKSKLLPIYDIWGFDQYSRLWSMPRWHVAVENLFIFTSLFIIFCIVIGILLAILLDQKIRAEGFLRTVYLYPMALSFIVTGTAWRWILNPSLGIEKFAQDLGFTNFTFDWLVTPGMSIYTIVIAGVWQSSGFIMAIFLAGLRSVDDEIIKAAKIDGASLISVYTKIILPMMRPVFMSAIVILVHLAIKSYDLVIALTAGGPGISSDMPAVFMTQMAFHRSEIGLASASAIMMFLTVSAIVVPYLYSELKREDDRK, via the coding sequence ATGCGTAGAGATGAACTCATTTATTATTATATGTTTTGGTTGAAAAGAAATTTACCTAGACTAGTTATTGCTCCATCATTTGGAGTTTTGGCATGGTTTGTCTATGGATTTATACTTTGGACAATTTATATTTCTTTCACTAAATCAAAATTATTACCTATTTATGATATTTGGGGTTTTGATCAATACAGTAGACTATGGTCAATGCCTAGATGGCATGTGGCCGTAGAAAATTTATTTATATTTACCTCTTTATTTATTATTTTTTGTATCGTAATTGGAATATTACTTGCAATATTACTTGATCAAAAAATCAGAGCTGAAGGTTTTCTAAGAACAGTTTATTTGTATCCAATGGCCCTTTCTTTCATTGTGACCGGTACAGCTTGGAGATGGATATTAAATCCATCGCTTGGAATTGAAAAATTTGCGCAAGATTTAGGTTTTACTAATTTTACCTTTGATTGGTTAGTTACCCCTGGAATGTCAATATATACAATTGTTATTGCAGGTGTTTGGCAATCTTCAGGATTTATTATGGCTATATTTTTAGCAGGACTAAGATCTGTAGATGACGAAATCATTAAGGCGGCAAAAATAGATGGTGCAAGTTTAATTTCAGTTTATACAAAAATTATTTTACCAATGATGCGACCCGTGTTTATGAGTGCAATAGTAATATTAGTTCATTTAGCAATTAAAAGTTATGATCTAGTTATAGCACTTACAGCAGGTGGTCCTGGAATTTCATCTGATATGCCAGCTGTCTTTATGACCCAAATGGCATTTCACAGAAGTGAAATTGGACTAGCTTCAGCAAGTGCAATTATGATGTTTTTAACTGTATCTGCAATTGTTGTTCCTTATTTATATTCAGAATTAAAGAGAGAAGATGACAGAAAATAA
- a CDS encoding carbohydrate ABC transporter membrane protein, 2, CUT1 family (PFAM: Binding-protein-dependent transport system inner membrane component) gives MTENNYKQLEQSSKNKKIIYRWILFIILGLFAIYYIAPLYVMIVTSLKTMEEIRQGNLFSFPSSLNFEAWDVAWNGQGFSAGDVYLKTYFWNSVKLVVPAVIISTILGAINGYALTKWRFKGDSYIFLLFLFGTFIPYQAILLPMSRTLGTLGISNSIYGLILVHVVYGLCFTTLFCRNYYISISNEIVKAARIDGAGFFKIFFRIILPISAPILVVTVIWQFTMIWNDFLFGATFTFGNEAPIQVALNNMVLTSSSVKRYNVDMAAAIIAGFPTLIVYILAGKYFIRGLTAGSVKG, from the coding sequence ATGACAGAAAATAATTATAAACAACTTGAACAATCATCTAAAAATAAAAAAATTATTTACAGATGGATTTTATTTATAATATTAGGATTATTTGCAATTTATTATATTGCACCTCTTTACGTGATGATTGTTACATCTCTTAAGACAATGGAAGAAATTAGACAAGGAAATTTATTTTCTTTTCCAAGTTCGTTAAATTTTGAAGCATGGGACGTAGCTTGGAATGGTCAAGGTTTTTCAGCTGGTGATGTTTATTTAAAAACATATTTTTGGAATTCTGTTAAATTAGTTGTTCCAGCTGTAATAATTTCTACAATTCTAGGAGCTATAAATGGCTATGCACTTACAAAATGGAGATTTAAAGGAGACAGTTATATATTTTTGCTTTTTTTATTTGGGACTTTTATTCCATATCAGGCAATACTTTTGCCAATGTCTAGAACTTTAGGAACACTTGGAATTTCAAATTCTATCTATGGATTGATTTTGGTACATGTTGTTTACGGTCTTTGTTTTACAACTTTATTTTGTAGAAATTACTATATTTCAATTTCAAATGAAATTGTAAAGGCAGCTAGAATAGATGGAGCAGGATTCTTTAAAATATTTTTCAGAATAATATTACCTATCTCAGCACCTATTTTAGTGGTCACAGTTATTTGGCAATTTACAATGATTTGGAATGATTTTTTATTTGGAGCTACTTTTACATTTGGTAATGAGGCACCAATTCAAGTTGCTCTAAATAATATGGTTTTAACAAGCTCAAGTGTTAAAAGGTATAATGTTGATATGGCGGCAGCAATCATAGCAGGTTTTCCAACACTTATTGTTTATATTTTAGCAGGAAAATATTTTATACGAGGTTTAACGGCTGGATCAGTGAAAGGATAG
- a CDS encoding carbohydrate ABC transporter, ATP-binding protein, CUT1 family (PFAM: ABC transporter), translating into MANLKIKNINKNFGTTEVLKGINLDIDDGDFLVLLGPSGCGKSTLLNTIAGLETANSGDILIDDHVVNNMEPSDRDIALVFQSYALYPAMTVRKNVTFGLEQRKTPKEKITNSLNEVSNLLQITELLDRKPSQLSGGQRQRVAMGRALVRNPKVFLFDEPLSNLDAKLRVEMRREIKKLHKRLKTTIVYVTHDQTEAMSLGTYIAIMDQGKIQQCDTPRNIYNKPQNVFVADFIGSPSMNLVDGSIKNNEFLPDNSSDVKIPLDRYEFIKDKLDTKSVYFGIRPEHVYFEKLSKDLFGIKLKSEIIEYTGHEQIITFNFCNQQFLGKFPSTIDVQMDKEFELYIDLNQISLFDKNTNMRI; encoded by the coding sequence ATGGCAAATTTAAAAATTAAAAATATAAATAAAAATTTTGGAACTACTGAGGTTTTAAAAGGAATTAATCTTGATATAGATGATGGAGATTTTTTAGTTTTACTTGGACCTTCTGGGTGTGGAAAATCAACGTTACTCAACACTATAGCTGGTTTAGAAACTGCAAATAGTGGTGATATTTTAATTGATGACCATGTTGTGAATAATATGGAACCAAGCGATAGAGATATTGCTTTAGTTTTTCAATCTTATGCATTGTATCCAGCCATGACTGTAAGAAAGAATGTTACATTTGGACTGGAGCAAAGAAAAACTCCTAAAGAAAAAATTACTAATTCTTTAAATGAGGTGTCAAATTTACTGCAAATTACTGAACTTTTAGATAGAAAACCTTCACAACTTTCTGGTGGACAAAGACAAAGGGTTGCCATGGGTAGAGCTTTAGTGAGAAATCCAAAGGTATTTTTATTTGATGAGCCATTATCTAATCTTGATGCAAAATTGAGAGTTGAAATGAGAAGAGAAATTAAAAAACTTCATAAAAGGTTAAAAACGACAATTGTTTATGTAACTCACGATCAAACTGAAGCAATGAGCTTAGGAACATATATTGCAATTATGGATCAAGGAAAAATCCAGCAGTGTGATACGCCAAGAAATATTTACAACAAACCTCAAAATGTTTTTGTAGCTGATTTTATAGGATCACCATCAATGAATTTGGTAGATGGAAGTATAAAGAATAATGAATTTTTACCAGATAATTCAAGTGATGTAAAAATACCTCTAGATAGATATGAATTTATTAAAGATAAATTAGATACAAAGTCAGTCTATTTTGGAATAAGACCTGAACATGTTTATTTTGAAAAATTAAGTAAAGATTTATTTGGTATCAAACTAAAATCAGAAATTATAGAGTACACTGGTCATGAACAAATAATTACCTTTAATTTTTGCAATCAGCAATTTTTAGGAAAATTTCCATCAACTATTGATGTTCAAATGGATAAAGAATTTGAACTTTATATTGATTTAAATCAAATTTCATTATTTGACAAAAATACAAATATGAGAATTTAA
- a CDS encoding short chain dehydrogenase (PFAM: short chain dehydrogenase), protein MNAIYPDLKNKKVLITGGGSGIGASIVEFFCEQKSNVFFIDVDKKESLKLIKKIRKKNINYQNL, encoded by the coding sequence ATGAATGCTATTTATCCTGATTTAAAAAATAAAAAAGTTTTAATTACAGGTGGAGGCTCAGGTATTGGTGCATCCATAGTTGAATTTTTTTGTGAACAAAAAAGTAATGTCTTTTTTATAGATGTAGATAAAAAAGAATCATTAAAATTGATTAAAAAAATTAGAAAAAAAAATATAAATTACCAAAATTTATAG
- a CDS encoding short chain dehydrogenase (PFAM: short chain dehydrogenase), with protein MIKSIILKKGPIEVLINNAANDQRHRTEEVNEKYWENRVGVNLKHFFFASQAVISGMKKNKKGTIVNLGSVSWMLGEGDKVIYETCKSAVVGLTRSFAQEFGKYNIRTNSVVPGSIATDRQIKFWLTPKYKKLILEKQALKRQLKPEDVAKVVLFLSSDQSSGCTKQEFLVDAGIV; from the coding sequence TTGATTAAATCAATTATCTTAAAAAAAGGGCCCATAGAGGTTTTGATTAATAATGCAGCTAATGATCAAAGACATAGAACAGAGGAAGTGAATGAAAAATATTGGGAAAATCGAGTAGGAGTAAACTTAAAACATTTTTTCTTTGCCTCACAGGCAGTGATTAGTGGCATGAAAAAAAATAAAAAAGGAACTATAGTAAATCTTGGCTCAGTATCTTGGATGCTAGGAGAGGGTGATAAAGTAATTTATGAAACATGTAAGTCAGCTGTAGTTGGTCTTACCAGATCTTTTGCTCAAGAATTCGGTAAATATAATATTAGAACCAACTCAGTTGTGCCAGGATCTATAGCAACAGACAGACAAATTAAGTTTTGGCTCACGCCTAAATACAAAAAATTAATTCTAGAAAAACAAGCTTTAAAAAGACAATTAAAACCAGAAGATGTTGCTAAGGTAGTTCTATTTTTATCTTCAGATCAGTCATCAGGATGTACTAAACAAGAATTTTTAGTTGATGCAGGAATAGTATAG
- a CDS encoding dihydroxyacid/6-phosphogluconate dehydratase family protein (PFAM: Dehydratase family~TIGRFAM: dihydroxy-acid dehydratase), whose translation MVKKKLRSDEWFNNPKNPGMTALYLERYLNYGLSRKDLQSGKPIIGIAQSGSDLSPCNRHFLKLAKDIKNGIKKAGGIPMEFPTHPIQETGKRPTAALDRNLSYLSLVEVLYGYPLDGVVLTTGCDKTTPAALMAAATVNIPSIVLSGGPMLDGHYKGKKAGSGTIIWEARKLLSKGEIDYEEFMNMAAASSPSVGHCNTMGTASTMNSIAEALGMSLPGCAIIPAPYPERKKISFQTGKRIVEMVREDLTPIKIMTKQAFENAVVVSSAIGGSSNATTHLVAIAKHMGIKFNLNHWQKIGHKIPLLVNCQPAGEYLMEGFFKAGGVPAVMKELIKKNKLNTKVLTVTGKKLSENLKHKIKVDNKVIKSYKDNLTENAGFLVLKGNFFNSAIMKTSVISEDFKKRYLSDPKNPNTFTCNAIIFEGPEDYHKRINDKKLNIDEKSILIIRGCGPIGYPGSAEVVNMQPPDRLIKKGIDALPTLGDGRQSGTSASPSILHVSPESAVGGDIGILKTGDKIKINLNKKTVNVLISKSEFKKRKLKRKLKPLNNQTPWQELSRLIVGQLEDGACINTRSTYLNITKRKGVPRHSH comes from the coding sequence ATGGTAAAGAAGAAACTAAGAAGCGATGAGTGGTTTAATAATCCAAAAAATCCAGGGATGACTGCTTTATACCTGGAGAGATATTTAAACTATGGACTTTCTAGGAAAGATCTTCAATCTGGAAAACCAATAATTGGTATTGCTCAATCTGGCAGTGATCTCTCTCCTTGTAACAGACATTTTCTAAAACTTGCTAAAGATATAAAGAATGGCATTAAAAAAGCCGGAGGTATTCCTATGGAGTTCCCTACACACCCAATTCAAGAAACAGGAAAAAGACCCACAGCTGCGCTTGATAGAAATTTATCATATTTGTCATTAGTAGAGGTATTATATGGTTATCCTTTGGACGGAGTAGTCTTAACGACTGGATGTGATAAAACTACACCAGCTGCGTTAATGGCAGCTGCTACTGTTAATATCCCATCTATAGTTTTGTCAGGTGGACCAATGTTAGATGGTCATTATAAGGGAAAAAAAGCTGGTTCAGGAACAATTATCTGGGAAGCGAGAAAATTACTTTCAAAAGGTGAGATTGATTATGAAGAATTTATGAATATGGCTGCAGCATCATCACCAAGCGTCGGTCATTGTAATACAATGGGAACAGCTTCAACAATGAATTCTATTGCTGAAGCTTTAGGAATGTCGTTACCTGGATGTGCGATTATACCAGCTCCTTATCCAGAGAGAAAAAAAATTTCATTTCAAACAGGAAAAAGAATAGTTGAAATGGTTAGAGAGGATTTAACTCCTATAAAAATAATGACAAAGCAAGCCTTTGAAAATGCAGTGGTTGTTTCAAGTGCTATTGGTGGCTCAAGTAATGCTACAACTCATTTAGTTGCAATAGCTAAACATATGGGAATAAAATTTAATTTGAACCATTGGCAAAAAATCGGTCATAAAATACCGTTATTAGTTAACTGTCAACCAGCAGGTGAGTATTTAATGGAAGGTTTTTTTAAAGCAGGAGGTGTCCCTGCAGTAATGAAAGAACTTATAAAAAAAAATAAATTAAATACTAAAGTCTTAACGGTTACAGGAAAAAAATTATCTGAAAATTTAAAACATAAAATAAAAGTGGATAATAAAGTTATCAAAAGTTACAAAGATAACTTAACTGAAAATGCTGGATTTTTAGTTCTTAAAGGAAATTTTTTTAATTCAGCAATAATGAAAACATCAGTTATAAGTGAAGATTTTAAAAAAAGATATTTATCTGATCCAAAAAACCCAAATACATTTACGTGTAATGCTATAATCTTTGAAGGTCCAGAGGATTACCATAAAAGAATTAATGATAAAAAATTAAACATAGATGAAAAATCTATTTTAATTATAAGAGGATGTGGCCCAATTGGTTATCCAGGATCCGCAGAAGTAGTCAATATGCAACCCCCTGATAGGTTAATTAAAAAAGGAATTGATGCTTTACCAACTCTTGGTGATGGTAGACAAAGTGGTACCTCGGCAAGTCCATCTATACTTCACGTTTCACCAGAGTCTGCAGTTGGTGGAGATATAGGAATTTTAAAAACTGGAGATAAAATTAAAATCAATTTAAATAAAAAAACAGTCAATGTTTTAATTTCAAAGTCTGAATTTAAAAAAAGAAAATTAAAAAGAAAATTGAAGCCTTTAAACAATCAAACACCTTGGCAAGAACTTTCAAGATTAATTGTTGGGCAGCTTGAGGATGGTGCATGCATAAATACCAGGTCGACATATTTAAATATTACAAAAAGAAAAGGAGTGCCAAGACATTCTCATTAA
- a CDS encoding short chain dehydrogenase (PFAM: short chain dehydrogenase) — MGNRLQGKIALVTAAGQGIGKATAISFFNEGAKVIATDINEKTLNELKKEYPDIEVIKLDSTDTNAVQNTLDKINKIDILFNAVGFVHHGTILECEEKDWDFSFDVNIKSMYFMCRSVLPIMLKNNGGSIINISSVVSSIKGLPNRFVYGVTKAAIIGLTKSIASDFVKKNIRCNAIAPGTVFTPSWEDRVKQSPDPVKAKKDFIARQPMGRLGTAQEIADFAIYLASDESTFTTGNTFSVDGGMTI, encoded by the coding sequence ATGGGTAATAGATTACAAGGCAAAATAGCTTTAGTTACAGCAGCAGGACAGGGAATTGGAAAAGCAACAGCTATAAGTTTTTTTAATGAAGGTGCAAAAGTGATTGCCACAGATATCAATGAAAAAACTTTAAATGAATTAAAAAAAGAATATCCTGATATAGAAGTTATAAAATTAGACTCTACAGACACAAATGCAGTTCAAAATACTTTAGATAAAATTAACAAAATAGATATTTTGTTTAATGCGGTAGGTTTTGTTCATCATGGAACTATTTTAGAATGTGAAGAGAAAGATTGGGATTTTTCTTTTGATGTGAATATTAAATCTATGTATTTTATGTGTAGATCTGTACTTCCAATTATGCTTAAAAATAATGGTGGAAGTATAATTAATATATCATCTGTAGTGTCCAGTATAAAAGGCTTACCAAATAGATTTGTTTATGGGGTAACAAAAGCAGCAATAATCGGACTAACTAAATCAATAGCATCAGATTTTGTTAAAAAAAATATTAGATGTAACGCAATTGCTCCAGGTACAGTATTTACTCCTTCATGGGAAGATAGAGTAAAACAAAGTCCAGATCCTGTTAAAGCAAAAAAAGATTTTATTGCAAGACAACCTATGGGCAGGTTAGGAACAGCACAAGAAATTGCTGATTTTGCAATTTATTTAGCAAGCGATGAATCAACCTTTACAACAGGAAATACATTTTCTGTAGATGGTGGAATGACAATTTAA
- a CDS encoding FAH family protein (PFAM: Fumarylacetoacetate (FAA) hydrolase family), which yields MKLLRIGNKGKEKPAALDIDGKIRDLSDQIEDLNPNTLNFETLSKLQKLDLKNLKEISSNQRIGSCLTNPGKFVAIGLNYSDHAAETGQPVPTEPIVFMKATSSINGPNDNIEISEGSKKLDWEVELGIVIGKHTKNIKENQASSHIFGYCMVNDISEREWQIEKMGQWVKGKSHDTYGPIGPYIVTKDEVKDINNLNLSLDLNGKRMQTGNTNTMIFDVNFIVSYLSKFMSLQPGDIITTGTPPGVGMGMKPQLFLKEGDKMKLSIDLLGEQNSQVVKE from the coding sequence ATGAAACTTTTAAGAATAGGAAACAAAGGAAAAGAAAAACCAGCAGCACTAGACATTGACGGAAAAATAAGAGATTTAAGTGATCAAATTGAAGATTTAAATCCAAATACATTAAATTTTGAAACACTTTCTAAACTTCAAAAATTAGATTTAAAAAATTTAAAAGAAATATCCTCAAATCAAAGAATTGGATCTTGTCTAACAAATCCAGGTAAATTTGTTGCAATAGGACTTAATTATTCTGATCACGCTGCCGAAACAGGTCAACCTGTTCCTACAGAACCGATAGTTTTTATGAAAGCTACGAGTTCGATTAATGGACCAAATGATAATATTGAAATTTCTGAAGGATCAAAAAAATTAGATTGGGAAGTTGAGCTAGGAATAGTTATTGGAAAACATACTAAGAATATAAAAGAAAATCAGGCATCATCTCATATTTTTGGATATTGCATGGTAAATGATATCAGTGAGAGAGAGTGGCAAATAGAAAAAATGGGCCAATGGGTAAAAGGAAAATCACACGACACATATGGGCCCATAGGTCCATATATTGTCACAAAAGATGAAGTAAAAGATATCAATAATCTTAATTTATCTTTGGATCTAAATGGCAAAAGAATGCAGACTGGTAATACAAATACCATGATATTTGACGTTAATTTTATAGTTTCATATTTAAGTAAATTTATGTCACTACAACCAGGAGATATTATTACTACAGGAACACCTCCTGGTGTAGGGATGGGAATGAAGCCACAATTATTTTTAAAAGAAGGCGATAAGATGAAATTATCAATAGACTTACTTGGTGAACAAAATTCTCAAGTAGTTAAAGAATGA
- a CDS encoding SMP-30/gluconolactonase family protein (PFAM: SMP-30/Gluconolaconase/LRE-like region): MSKKIITGIPNPIWKSKSILGEGTLWVKEHNSIYFVDIKKKRIHVLNTKNKKKK, encoded by the coding sequence ATGAGTAAAAAAATAATTACTGGAATACCAAATCCAATATGGAAATCGAAAAGTATTTTAGGTGAAGGGACCTTATGGGTTAAAGAACATAATTCGATTTATTTTGTAGACATTAAAAAAAAAAGAATTCACGTTCTAAATACTAAAAATAAAAAAAAAAAATAA
- a CDS encoding SMP-30/gluconolactonase family protein (PFAM: SMP-30/Gluconolaconase/LRE-like region), with translation MKKNLFLLGLQGELRIVNLITNEIIKSIPLEKKLPNNRINDGKTDTKGRLWFGTMDNLERSIKSGSLYCLDKNLKLHKVDKNYYITNGPAFLDEYNFFHTDSRKKSIYKIKINKNLKVIKKKIFIKFKLNEGAPDGMTLDKDKNLWVAHFHGACISVFNKQAKLIHRIRFPAKNITNCVFGGKNNSELFVSSALKSMSKNDFKNYKYSGSLFCVKTNTKGQIQKKFNLSYEKKRSLL, from the coding sequence TTGAAAAAAAATTTATTTCTTTTAGGCCTTCAAGGAGAATTAAGAATAGTAAATTTGATCACAAATGAAATAATAAAATCCATACCTTTAGAAAAAAAATTGCCAAACAATAGAATCAACGATGGTAAGACTGATACAAAAGGAAGACTTTGGTTTGGAACCATGGATAATCTTGAAAGATCTATAAAATCAGGATCCTTATATTGTTTAGATAAAAATTTAAAATTACATAAAGTAGATAAAAATTATTATATAACAAATGGGCCAGCTTTTTTAGATGAATATAATTTCTTTCATACTGATAGTAGAAAAAAAAGTATTTATAAAATTAAGATTAACAAAAATTTAAAAGTAATTAAAAAAAAAATTTTTATTAAATTTAAATTAAATGAAGGTGCTCCAGATGGCATGACACTTGATAAAGATAAAAATTTATGGGTAGCACATTTCCATGGAGCATGCATTTCGGTATTTAATAAACAAGCAAAATTAATTCATAGAATACGATTTCCAGCTAAAAATATAACAAATTGTGTATTTGGAGGTAAAAATAACAGTGAACTATTTGTTTCAAGTGCATTAAAAAGTATGAGTAAAAATGATTTTAAAAATTATAAATATTCAGGTTCTTTGTTTTGCGTTAAAACAAATACAAAAGGTCAGATACAGAAAAAATTTAATCTAAGTTATGAAAAAAAGAGATCTTTATTATGA